The Eremothecium cymbalariae DBVPG#7215 chromosome 1, complete sequence DNA segment ACATTTATACTAGTTCTCATTcattcattattattattattacattCATTTAATTGTTATTATCCAACTATGAAGTCATTCTTTTTCGtttctgtttctgttgCTATCAGCCAAGCCGCTGTGATTAAGAGAGAAGGTACTTGTTCTTTCCCAAACTCCAACGGTATGGTTGCAGTCCAGACTAAAGGCAAGAACGGTGGCTGGGCCATGAGTTCCGATCAGGAGTGTACCTATGGGTCTTACTGTCCCTATGCCTGTCCTCCAGGCCAGTTGATGGGCCAGTGGGACCAGTCATCTACATCATACACTTACCCCGGTTCTATGAACGGTGGTTTGTACTGTGATGAAAACGGTAACCTACAAAagccaaacaaaaatcaagCATACTGCTACGAAGGTAAGGGTACCCTTTCTGCATTTAATAAGGCCGGTAGTCAGGTTGCCTTCTGTCAAACTGTCCTACCTGGTAACGAAGAAATGTTGATCCCAActgttgttggtggtggttcTACACAACCTTTGGCTGTCCCAGGTCCAGACTACTGGGCTGGAACTGCCGCTCACTACTACATCAACCCACCAGGTGTTAGTGCTCAAGAAGGTTGTATCTGGGGGTCTGAAAGCAACGCCAGAGGTAACTGGGCCCCATATGTTGCCGGTGTTAACCAGGACTCTAATGGTAACACATTTGTTCAAATTAGCTGGAATCCTATCTTCTTAGGATCTTCTTTGAGCGGTAACAAACCAAACTATGGTGTCAAAATAACTTGTGACAACGAAGAAGATTGTGTTGGTGCTCCATGCTCGATCGACCCTAGTAAAAGTGGTGCTAACGAAGTTCAAGGTGCTTCTAGCACTGGTGCAGGCAATGCTAACTTCTGTGTCGTTACTGCTAAGAATGGCGCCAAGGCTAAAATCGAAGTCTTTTCTGTCGGTAGTGGATCTAACAGCAAGAGAGATGTTGAGCACCATGTCCACAAATATGCCAACCAAACCTCAGAATCTACTACTACTTTGAGCAACTGaaagaacaaagaaacaactaaaaaattagaaaattaaaaactGATTATTAAAGAGTATATAGAGTTTCCTTTTTTGGACTTTTATTGTGTAAATATAGTATCCATTTAAAAATGCAttgtattttattattttattcgaccattctttttttctccGACCATTCTGCAAGGAACTACCGCGCGTCATGCAAGAACCAGGGGGGATGGTGTAGCGAGAGCCCTTGCGCGCTGAAAAGGAACGGGAAGAACACCATGGAAGGGTGGCACACACCGTATGCCAGCGTAGCACTATAACATTAgtaattattattagcattggaaagaaaagaacAATCGAGGTACATACATATGTAAGAAAACGGGGAGCtacaaacaaaagaaacagCGGGTTTCCACAAGCGTTAATTAAGGAAGGAAGGGGATCGAGAGTGGATATCATTGGTATCAATCATCATTAACTTAGTACTAGTATTATATTAATGGCTAAGAGCGCTCAAAAAAGCTAGCGCTCAATATCTCTCAATTCGTCCCCACCTGGCTTACCGTATGAAGCAGTagcaaataaaaacaaattcgGTTTAGCGCCAGAAAACTACATTAATGTTTATTATTCGACCGGCTCATGGTCACTTTCAATGGTCTCACCGGACCTTGCCCCACCACCCTTCTCTAAATCAAACATCTTCCTCTTAAACAAAGACCAGGAAGGCAAGTTGCCCTCGTTGATACGAGAAAGAATTGTCAAAGCTGCAGGAATTATCCCAAACACCACCATATCCAAGATGCCGTAGAATATAGACTCTTGGTTAGGAGTAAGAATGTTCGTGCCCTCCGCGAGACCCCAGCACACTAAGTACAATGCCGACGAGATATGCGTCGCATACAATGGAGGATGTAAAAGCGCGCTGGTCCGCAACACCTTGGCATGGTGATTGACAGCAATCCCACCCGATGTTAACACTGCCAGTGCAGAGAAAGCCCAATACCCCCATTTGTACACCGTAGGAACAAAAGACCCTGCCAGCAACCCAACAATGAAAAACTCTGTTCCCAAAACAATCAGAGAAAACGAATGTATCAAATCCCCAAACGACCACGAAGCAGTAGACGCCGCCGCGACAACCCCATTGAACTCAAACAGATAATGCACAATAGGAAATCCCAAAAACCAAGCAATATACTTGGAATAAAAAACCTGTCTCCAGTTCGTCCCCGTCTCGGGCGTCCAAACCTCGGCCGACCCATTGGCCGGAACAGCAATCCCCGTCCACCCTAGATTCGACGCATATGTAAAATACGCAAACGTAAACTCTAACGCAACCAACAAGGGCCCCGTATACTTATGACGCAGACTGCTCGACCCATTCACTGAAGCCTTGACCAGCAACCCCGTATAAACAACAGAAAATGTACCAAAAACCGCAAAAACTGCCCACAACCAACCGGTCCCCCCCTCCCTTAATCGAGAGTCGAACCAGCTGGGGATATTAACCGATGGTTCCCCATCACGAATCACCGCGCTCAATCCTTTGTCCTCCATTGAACTaccaaaaatacaaaaaaatcctCCGCGTCCTTGCCGCCcatacaacaacaactcCTACTCACAAAGAAGATACCACCTATATATACCAACTACACTAAATTATTACACACACCGGCTCTCCCTTGTTTCCAACCCGCTTGTCACATTGCGTTGCCCTATTTCCACTCTAACTCATCCCCCATAATCGCCCGCTTTTGAGCATGTGCTTGGCCAACTTCCGCCAACCTGCCTTCACCAACGGCTTGTTGTTTACGAGTCTGCCCGTCTTCCAGAGACGTATGGAACTCCGGCCACCGGCCCCCCTTTTTCGATGCGATTCGATTCGTAAACAACACATTCCCGAAGAACCCCCCAGAGAACATTCCAACTCCTGTCCGCTCCCAATTTCGGTGCGTTTTATAGTAAACAGCCGGCGGCTACTGTTCCATGCGGCCAGAAATCGGCGTAGCCGATTTTAGCCGCGGATGGAAACCGCAAACGATGCCGCCACGCTGCCCCGTGATGACCCCCATTGTTGTTCTCTGACAATAGCAGTCGGCGCTATATCACAATGGAACCCCGTTTTGTCGCTCGGCTGGTAGCGTACAATAAGCCAATATAACTGAGATTGGCAATCTGAGATTGCTATTCTTTTAACATAATAAACGTGATATAACGTAATATAATGTAATATATAGAACTATTCACATGTGACGGAAGAGACAATGGAAGGGATAGCAAACGAAACAATAGGCACCGTTATTGCCCCCGCTCACTTGCGATGAGATGGTGGCGTGGCAGCAGACCCCACGTACCCCAAGTCGACCCGCTGTGCTCCCTCGCTTTCTAGCTTGGCGATCATTCGTTCTCTTTTAATGTCGACAACGCGTTTCTCTTTGAAGTACTTGATCCAGCTCGTAGCACAGTCGTTGTTGAAAGTTGACTCCTGTTTGGCACAGTGTGTTTGGATTTGGGCAGCGTTTTCCGGGTCTAGAGCGTTTTCCACGCCGATCTTGTCCAGACAGGCGAAGAAGCTGTCTCGGCTGTCCCAGCACTGCTTGCGAGAGGCCTTGCTGAGAGGCTTCGTCTGGTCGTCTATTGGTTTTCTGTTAGTGAACCAGCCCATTTCCAATGGCAGAGGGGGGAGGGTGTGCAGTGGGTAGCTATGTAGTAgcgtgtgtgtgtgtgtgtgtgtgtgtgtgtgtggtgGGAAGGGAAGGAGAACAGAGCGCTTGAAAACACGGCCGGGCGATtgtggtcacgtgatctcgagatcacgtgaccacaATCGCCCGGCCGTGTTTTTCTGTCAGCTCTGCAACTCGGAACACCGAGCTCCCCTCTAAAAATCGATCTAGTGGACATGTGCTGCCACTGGCACTGGTGAAGACGTCCCTCCAGAGTGTGCAGTACAGCAACTCCCTTCTTGGGTCCCACCCTGTCTCCAACAGCAATTGCTACGTAAATGAACTACATACACAAGCCTCCTTTCCCGCCCATGAGCAAAGCAGGTCGATTAAGGGTTTCTCGTTCCCTTAAAGCAACGCCAGCGGCGCTGGCGTTGTTCCCAGCACGAACGTGAAAAAATGGATTGGTCTTACAGAGAGAGGGttcatacatatatatatcaacaCAAGCAAGCTGTCATTTATCAAACACAAAACAAGGCAGTGGGCCACAAAGTGTACAGAGGGAGGTAGACATTAGGCGAATCGCATAGGATGTCAGATAACTTATTCTCCAGTTGTGATAACATATCGATAACGGACTCGCTCTTTGATGATAAATCGTTGACGTTTTTTACTCAAGATGAACAGTTGGGTCTTAAGGTGCAGATGATAAAATCATGTATTTCGCAAAAATGCGGGTTTCTTTCTAGATGTATGCACTTGGGGGTTTCTCGGAATGGGTTTGTTAACCATAGTTTGCGGAGGCAGTTTTGGTGCCATATTCTTAGAAGAAGGGTGGAATTGGATGGGACGCTTGATGATATGTTTTCTAGTGTGGGGGTGTCGAGTTTTGAGGATGATTATGGAGAAGGGGCACAGCACCCTGATGAGGCCCAGGTTGTTTTGGATGTGAAGCGGTCTTTTGGGTTTATTACCGATGAGGTGCAGAAGAGCAAGCTCCGGTCTATTTTGCAGGCTACTATTATTCGGTTTCTAAGGAAGTATCCAGAACTGAGGTATTACCAAGGTTACCATGATGTTGTCAGTGTTTTTGTGATGGTGTTCCAAGTGACGCTTGATGCCGAGCCTTGTTTTTCGCTTCTTTCTAATCTAGATGATCACTTGACTACGAGTGTGAGTAGCAGCGTGAGTGACACTACGGTTTTGCCTGAGGATAACGATCTACAGTTCAATCCCACGGATGCGATGTTTGCCGCTGTGGAGGTGTTTAGTTTGTTGTATTTGCGTGATTTTATGATGACTTCGCTAGATTTCACCATTGACCACTTGAAGATCATCCCCCATTTGATCCAAACTATGGATCCACTGCTCTACGAACAGTTGCAGTGGAATAAGGTGGACCCCTTTTTTGCGTTGTCCTCTATCCTCACCATATTCAGTCATGAGCTCAAACCGGATTACAATGAGCTCTCCCCATTATACGAGATTTTTGACATGGTAATCACCTCAGGGAGTATGCTAGTGCCGTTGGTAATATACACACAACTAATAATCGAACATAAAGAGCAACTACTGGAAAGTTGTGAAACCCAGGCAGATCTTTTTGATAACATAACGGACTTGCTACATGGTGTTATCCAACAGGTATTGCGGCTGCCACACACCACCGAACAATGGCATAGAGTCTTGGAAAGAAGTCGGGACTTTCTCGACTCTCATATCTTTGTGTCATCATCCGATGAACTCAACAGCtatttttggataaatCCTTACAGCGTCTTGAAAACCGTGCCTGCAAATGATGACCAATATACGTTAGAGGAAATACAAAACATAGTTCAACAAGAGATAAAGGCGAACGAGCAGAGGAGAGCTGTTACTGTCTCAACCTCCACATATGCCAAAACCCCCACTAATGTCTGGTGGCCCTATGAACTATTTGCTAAATCTGGGCCAGTCTGGAAATGGCCAATTTACATTGGAATCCTCGcattattgttgaaagCTTATACACAAAACCAACCATCCCTAACACCTATTGCACTTTGGCATGCTGTCACTTCAGCTGCATCAATGACGGCTAACCAAGCTATGTCCATGTCCACCTCATTCAGATTCACGGGCGTGGGTGCACCAACATTGTTTTTGGACCCTGTAAAATCACTATTTCAAACACACATCTCTTAAGGcttataataataagggCTACAGGGGTACTGATgtgtatttttaaaaaaatagtcgaaaaaaattatactatattccattttataaaatgtCCCATGATTATTTTATTGGCAGATTCcgttattttttttttgttgttttaaatTACTCGATTTCCTTTCCCTCATTTATGATATTTGTTATATAGTATATCTAATTTACATTGTAGTataattttagaaattggCTCAACCCATAACATATTTCAGATATGACTTTACCTGCTCCGTAAACAGTGTCACCAACAGCTTCAATACGGAATATCTGCAAAGTTTCCTTGAAACGTTAAATTTGTAAATCAGTTACGAAAATCAACGCgcgtatatatacaattaTGCTTAGTTTCCTGATGCCGCAAAAAAACTCAATCACCTAGTTCCATATCTTTACAGTCACCAATCATTCATTTATTCAATTGAGTCTACACTCTATATTCAATTATTCTAGATCAATATGGTAAATTAAGGTAATGTCTGTGCAATTTCCTTGCCATCCCCTATTCCCGCTGGTACTTATCAAAAATCTACAACTGGGATCGACATACAGGTGTGAAATTGTGCCACCATGGTGACCGGGTACGATTAAAAATGGCGTGGATGTGCTAGAATTAACATCATACAGTCTTATGTTATCTTGTGACGCACATAATATGTGTCTACCATTGGGCAACGCTTTAACAGAGGATACTGGACCCGAAATTTTGGGTAACCTTAAAGTTTTGCTTACTTGGGAGATTTTACGTAGATCATATTCCTCGACAATTGCACTCCGTCTACCTGCATACACTTTATCACCATCGTTTGACCAGCATGCAGACATACACCATGGCGGGGTTAGTTTATGCCTGGGGAAAGTTATTTGTGGAGAAGTAGAAATTCTGCGATCCCACACTTGGATTGCGCCATCAATACAAGATGTAAGTAACACgttttcattatattttgtCCTGAGGGTAGTTTTATCAATGATGTCCAGAGAATCGAGCATTTGAGTTGGAGTTGGGGCAGCGGTGTCTGTTTGTTGAGATTGGTCGACGGTTAATTCTTTATCCTTGGGTTTGTCAGCGAGCGGATCGTCGTCTTCGTCGCCAAAAAGAGAATccatatcatcatcttctttacCATTATCCGACTTAACGTCGCTGGAGTTGTTAATCTGGTCAGATCGGCAAGACGAAATTTCCACTGTGGAGAACAATGGCCTATATGCCAAAGTGGATAATTGTGATGAAGCGCCTTTAAATTCAGTCACACACTCTCCCGTTTCTAAGTCCCATTCCAATAACTGTTTATCCCAGGAGCCACTTAAGAATTTATCCTCACTGTCGTTCAACATCAGCAAACTTACGGTACTCTTGTGTTtcttaaaataatatcctATTTGGCCTTCCATATATCGAACACCTTGTAATGTGATTCCACCATTTTCTTGCCCTGCCAAAACAAACAAGCATTCTGACTGGACTTCCAAAGCATGCACCGGAGATACCTTTGGTTCATACTCCTTACCATTTTTTGTGAGTTTCATATCTTTTCGTAATTGAGGAATCTCATTCTCCCAGTATGACGTCAAAATACCTGCATTAGAAATTGACTCTACAAGTGAATGCTTCTGTAAAATCGTCAAAGAGAGCTTCCCTTCAATTGTATTCAGAAAATCGAATTTTCTGATGTATCCATCCTGCCCTCCAAGAAACAGATACTTTAGACCTTTTGACATTGTAATAGAATGAACTTGCGTCTGAATCGGAATGGCCGCGGACGGTGTAATGGAGTACACTGATGCAATTCTTGCGTTTCTTGCCAATTCTGTATAGTACATGTGGATCTTGTCATAACCAGAAGTCCTTTTTGACTCGCTATCTGGTGTAGTATTGGTACTTGTGGTCCCATTCCGTGTGTTCCCATCCATATCGCCATCATTGACCCCATCCTCATCCTCGTCatcctcatcgtcatcctcatcgatgtcttcatcgtcatcctcTATttcatcgtcatcctcatcatcgtcatcgtcatcatctccttcttcttcgtcctCTTCTTCCATGTTTTGATCCtgctcttcatcttcgtccTGACCATCCTCGTCATTAGCGTTTGTAGGTTCAGCAACACCTGCAATTTCTTCAGTCAgatcatcctcatcctcttcctcttctacAACCTGgttttgatttaatatgTCGTCTACTTCGTCCATGCTATTGACTAGTCGTATTTATAGTCCTTCctgtttcttttaaaggGTCAGCAATGGGCCATGTTATCTTATTTGTGTGGTCATATCTTAACTTAGctcaagaagaaaaactgtaaaacaaaaatattatgttTCAGCTCAAGAAGGCTAACAAGTGAAAAGCTACATAAAAGAACTACATTGAGACTGATATCATTTTATGGTTCGTTGTCATCTGATCCTTCTGCAGTAACTGAAATATGTGAGACGACTTATGACCACTTTTTTGtcttgtatatatataaacgATGAGCTTGACATTCGCTAAGAGGCATCCCGAAACCCTCTCTACGCAAATTCTTCTGTCTTCACCGAGCTGACAGGTAGCAAGGTAACTCAAAACGTAAAGCGGCATAATACAACACTGCTCACCTTCATGCATATATCTCCACCAAGCCCCACCACTTCACAGAAGCCTGACACCATGACTCTTGCCGTTGAAGTGAGAGACTTGACTTACCGGTTCCCCAATGCTCCCAGTGACTCTCTAACTGGAATTAACCTATCAATTCCGTGGAAGACCTGTACCCTCATATGTGGTTCTAACGGTGCTGGTAAGTCCACATTGCTCAAGCTTCTGAGTGGCAAACATCTGTGCCTTACTGGCA contains these protein-coding regions:
- a CDS encoding uncharacterized protein (similar to Ashbya gossypii AEL312C), yielding MKSFFFVSVSVAISQAAVIKREGTCSFPNSNGMVAVQTKGKNGGWAMSSDQECTYGSYCPYACPPGQLMGQWDQSSTSYTYPGSMNGGLYCDENGNLQKPNKNQAYCYEGKGTLSAFNKAGSQVAFCQTVLPGNEEMLIPTVVGGGSTQPLAVPGPDYWAGTAAHYYINPPGVSAQEGCIWGSESNARGNWAPYVAGVNQDSNGNTFVQISWNPIFLGSSLSGNKPNYGVKITCDNEEDCVGAPCSIDPSKSGANEVQGASSTGAGNANFCVVTAKNGAKAKIEVFSVGSGSNSKRDVEHHVHKYANQTSESTTTLSN
- a CDS encoding uncharacterized protein (similar to Saccharomyces cerevisiae YCR021C HSP30) produces the protein MEDKGLSAVIRDGEPSVNIPSWFDSRLREGGTGWLWAVFAVFGTFSVVYTGLLVKASVNGSSSLRHKYTGPLLVALEFTFAYFTYASNLGWTGIAVPANGSAEVWTPETGTNWRQVFYSKYIAWFLGFPIVHYLFEFNGVVAAASTASWSFGDLIHSFSLIVLGTEFFIVGLLAGSFVPTVYKWGYWAFSALAVLTSGGIAVNHHAKVLRTSALLHPPLYATHISSALYLVCWGLAEGTNILTPNQESIFYGILDMVVFGIIPAALTILSRINEGNLPSWSLFKRKMFDLEKGGGARSGETIESDHEPVE
- the COA6 gene encoding Coa6p (similar to Ashbya gossypii AEL313C) is translated as MGWFTNRKPIDDQTKPLSKASRKQCWDSRDSFFACLDKIGVENALDPENAAQIQTHCAKQESTFNNDCATSWIKYFKEKRVVDIKRERMIAKLESEGAQRVDLGYVGSAATPPSHRK
- the GYP8 gene encoding GTPase-activating protein GYP8 (similar to Ashbya gossypii AFR154C), whose product is MSDNLFSSCDNISITDSLFDDKSLTFFTQDEQLGLKVQMIKSCISQKCGFLSRCMHLGVSRNGFVNHSLRRQFWCHILRRRVELDGTLDDMFSSVGVSSFEDDYGEGAQHPDEAQVVLDVKRSFGFITDEVQKSKLRSILQATIIRFLRKYPELRYYQGYHDVVSVFVMVFQVTLDAEPCFSLLSNLDDHLTTSVSSSVSDTTVLPEDNDLQFNPTDAMFAAVEVFSLLYLRDFMMTSLDFTIDHLKIIPHLIQTMDPLLYEQLQWNKVDPFFALSSILTIFSHELKPDYNELSPLYEIFDMVITSGSMLVPLVIYTQLIIEHKEQLLESCETQADLFDNITDLLHGVIQQVLRLPHTTEQWHRVLERSRDFLDSHIFVSSSDELNSYFWINPYSVLKTVPANDDQYTLEEIQNIVQQEIKANEQRRAVTVSTSTYAKTPTNVWWPYELFAKSGPVWKWPIYIGILALLLKAYTQNQPSLTPIALWHAVTSAASMTANQAMSMSTSFRFTGVGAPTLFLDPVKSLFQTHIS
- the SPT8 gene encoding SAGA complex subunit SPT8 (similar to Ashbya gossypii AFR153W): MDEVDDILNQNQVVEEEEDEDDLTEEIAGVAEPTNANDEDGQDEDEEQDQNMEEEDEEEGDDDDDDDEDDDEIEDDDEDIDEDDDEDDEDEDGVNDGDMDGNTRNGTTSTNTTPDSESKRTSGYDKIHMYYTELARNARIASVYSITPSAAIPIQTQVHSITMSKGLKYLFLGGQDGYIRKFDFLNTIEGKLSLTILQKHSLVESISNAGILTSYWENEIPQLRKDMKLTKNGKEYEPKVSPVHALEVQSECLFVLAGQENGGITLQGVRYMEGQIGYYFKKHKSTVSLLMLNDSEDKFLSGSWDKQLLEWDLETGECVTEFKGASSQLSTLAYRPLFSTVEISSCRSDQINNSSDVKSDNGKEDDDMDSLFGDEDDDPLADKPKDKELTVDQSQQTDTAAPTPTQMLDSLDIIDKTTLRTKYNENVLLTSCIDGAIQVWDRRISTSPQITFPRHKLTPPWCMSACWSNDGDKVYAGRRSAIVEEYDLRKISQVSKTLRLPKISGPVSSVKALPNGRHILCASQDNIRLYDVNSSTSTPFLIVPGHHGGTISHLYVDPSCRFLISTSGNRGWQGNCTDITLIYHIDLE